A window of the Podospora bellae-mahoneyi strain CBS 112042 chromosome 6, whole genome shotgun sequence genome harbors these coding sequences:
- the NUF2 gene encoding kinetochore-associated Ndc80 complex subunit nuf2 (EggNog:ENOG503NVBG; COG:D): MLGLRSLDVPEIKSTNLILSKPSNLHVPRLKAMWIFSLQGFGFPSNTPPNFVNTAHPNYQRFTTTRGASSTPRPEVHSPPGTRHRSQPQPAGAPALQIPPRSSHLPRKPPISPRKPPRRLAHLALPPIRTAIMSYNPRMSIMPGSLPPGSGAGASSKSRAAKKEEEAAYANMRLPDREIVGCINELGISFTVQDLQKPNPIQVQMIFEWFGELLMNKTRATVDPAMRAAAEDIVGEDLCDALMPADTRNLLGFFRNLRILMEQCGVHDFNFGDLYKPTHDRLVKLLSYVINFVRFRESQTNVIDEHCNRAEQTKARIEQLYQENQNMEGQLEDMKFTRKQMEVQVAEKTKRNEELKHKLLELRKTQEKVAARWEEAKIKKAEMTKELEDKTTTKVMLKQESAKLKPYTLQSPSALQSSLTELSNTLNGDKAHIDSLDRRARALQTSTDSFAVVTGDVASCIKLLEEIGVELAKEEEENAKNAKQRDALTERGASVREVERTEALLQRQLAKWVERTETLRAHSQEKAQRAKESMEELRAVHKKLTEERSEKGKDIERRRVRIEQIEKKMLDLKENIENEVRAAYDEYLKMESHIKLYITEMEQAL, encoded by the exons ATGCTTGGCTTGCGATCTTTAGATGTTCCAGAAATCAAGAGTACCAATTTGATATTGAGTAAACCGAGCAATTTGCATGTACCGAGGCTGAAGGCAATGTGGATATTCAGCCTGCAGGGATTCGGTTTCCCGAGCAACACCCCACCAAATTTCGTCAACACGGCCCACCCAAATTATCAACGGTTCACCACCACACGTGGCGCATCTTCAACACCGCGACCAGAAGTCCATTCACCACCCGGCACTCGGCACCGAAGCCAGCCTCAACCTGCTGGTGCCCCCGCACTACAAATCCCTCCCCGATCTTCCCATCTACCCCGAAAGCCGCCAATTTCCCCTCGAAAACCACCTCGACGTCTGGCGCACCTCGCGCTCCCCCCCATCCGGACCGCCATCATGTCCTACAACCCCCGCATGTCCATCATGCCCGGCAGCCTCCCCCCAGgctccggcgccggcgcctcctccaaatcccgcGCCGccaaaaaggaagaagaagccgccTACGCCAACATGCGCCTCCCCGACCGCGAGATCGTTGGCTGCATCAACGAGCTCGGCATCTCTTTCACGGTTCAAGACCTCCAAAAGCCAAACCCGATTCAAGTCCAGATGATCTTTGAGTGGTTCGGCGAGCTCCTCATGAACAAGACCCGCGCCACTGTCGACCCTGCCATGCGCGCTGCCGCCGAGGACATCGTCGGGGAAGACCTCTGCGATGCGCTCATGCCGGCCGATACGAGGAACCTGTTGGGTTTTTTCAGGAACTTGAGGATACTGATGGAGCAGTGCGGGGTGCATGATTTCAATTTTGGGGATCTGTACAAGCCGACGCATGATCGGTTGGTCAAGTTGTTGAGTTATGTGATTAATTTTGTGAGGTTTAGAGAGTCGCAGACGAATGTGATTGATGAGCATTGCAATCGCGCGGAGCAGACAAAGGCACGGATTGAGCAGCTGTACCAAGAGAATCAGAACATGGAGGGGCAGCTGGAGGACATGAAGTTCACGAGAAAACAGatggaggtgcaggtggcGGAGAAGACGAAACGGAACGAGGAGCTGAAGCACAAGTTGCTTGAGCTGAGGAAGACGCAGGAGAAGGTCGCCgcgaggtgggaggaggcaaagaTCAAAAAGGCGGAGATgacgaaggagctggaggataAAACTACGACAAAGGTGATGCTGAAGCAGGAGAGCGCGAAGCTGAAGCCGTATACGCTGCAAAGTCCGTCGGCGCTGCAGAGCTCTTTGACGGAGTTGAGCAATACGCTCAATGGGGACAAGGCTCATATTGATAGCCTTGACAGAAGGGCGAGGGCGCTGCAGACGTCGACGGACTCGTTTGCGGTCGTGACGGGGGATGTGGCGAGTTGTAtcaagctgctggaggagattggGGTGGAGctggcaaaggaggaggaggagaatgccAAGAACGCGAAGCAGAGAGACGCGCTTACTGAGCGTGGAGCTAGCGTCCGCGAGGTTGAGCGGACGGAAGCCCTTCTCCAGAGGCAACTGGCCAAGTGGGTGGAAAGGACTGAGACGTTGAGAGCGCACAGCCAAGAAAAGGCTCAGCGGGCGAAGGAGTCcatggaggagctgagaGCGGTACACAAGAAGCTCACAGAGGAGAGGTCAGAGAAGGGCAAGGATattgagaggaggagagtcaGGATCGAACAGATTGAGAAAAAG ATGCTCGACCTCAAAGAGAATATCGAAAACGAAGTGCGGGCTGCGTATGACGAGTACCTCAAGATGGAGTCTCATATCAAGCTGTACATCACCGAGATGGAGCAAGCCCTCTAA
- a CDS encoding hypothetical protein (EggNog:ENOG503PCNX; COG:S), whose product MLNLRTISAGLVAGAAFASAQCTIPTTPLSDDIPSHFRIQVQNASRPEVHNKYMNLFEAGGGDQHLFIGPVGEPTYDFTLVDGVVFNVRKNIRLVIGGEWSEIDHTTKLFSTARPDPDAIFQPTYACNPDTGLLQVELRFVQWEGEPLGGHICVRHSFDGSHEFRYDPPGNTLIDVNRECIKVTLVVLPTLDGGPSTTFSTVTVSSTSSSSSVVPPSSSSISTLTSTSTSTAPTSTSTSGVLPYTDMTSLGWRYIGCAPEERWTTDGPFRTLSGALLGSDTMTNEACMAFCGANGWAYAGTEWRRECWCGNSYAPTRQPLTTLVSLAKCDYRCSGDSGQFCGGDAWLSLYAKCPTGGPCENAVFT is encoded by the exons ATGTTGAACCTCAGGACCATCTCGGCGGGCCTCGTTGCTGGAGCCGCCTTCGCCTCGGCTCAGTGCACCATCCCTACTACGCCCCTCTCCGACGACATCCCCTCTCACTTCCGGATCCAGGTCCAAAATGCTAGCCGGCCTGAAGTGCACAACAAGTACATGAACCTGTTcgaagctggtggtggtgaccaGCACTTGTTCATCGGGCCAGTTGGCGAGCCCACATATGACTTCACGCTGGTGGATGGTGTCGTGTTCAACGTTCGGAAGAACATTCGTCTCGTCATTGGCGGAGAG TGGTCCGAAATCGATCACACCACAAAGCTGTTCTCGACTGCCCGTCCGGATCCTGACGCCATCTTCCAACCCACATATGCTTGCAACCCGGACACTGGCCTCCTTCAGGTCGAGCTGAGGTTCGTTCAGTGGGAGGGTGAGCCTCTTGGTGGTCACATCTGTGTCCGCCACTCCTTCGACGGCTCTCACGAGTTCCGTTATGACCCGCCCGGCAACACTC TCATCGACGTCAACAGAGAGTGCATCAAGGTAACCTTGGtcgtcctccccaccctcgacGGCGGCCCAAGCACAACCTTTTCCACCGTGACAGTCAGctcgacctcgtcctcctcttccgtcgtgcctccttcctcgtcctcgatctcgaccttgaccagcaccagcacctccaccgcccccacctccacctccacctccggaGTTCTCCCCTACACCGACATGACCTCCCTCGGTTGGCGCTACATCGGCTGCGCCCCGGAGGAGCGCTGGACTACTGACGGCCCATTCCGCACACTGTCCGGTGCGCTGTTGGGGTCCGACACCATGACCAACGAGGCTTGCATGGCCTTCTGCGGCGCCAATGGTTGGGCGTATGCTGGTACCGAGTGGAGGCGCGAGTGCTGGTGCGGAAACAGCTATGCGCCGACCAGGCAGCCTCTGACGACGCTTGTCAGTTTGGCTAAGTGTGATTACAGGTGCAGTGGTGACAGCGGCCAGTTctgcggtggtgatgcttggtTGAGCCTGTATGCCAAGTGCCCTACTGGTGGGCCTTGCGAGAATGCTGTTTTCACATAA
- a CDS encoding hypothetical protein (EggNog:ENOG503P0MX) has translation MGWLFRRKSRWKRAHQNASDIEQFRGRAESALPPRTQTFPDAMISAFPSMSERQGIKKQRIEPKKLQRRARTYSFSPGRDDSIQVGRSKSSKNKWAAGASLPAASRVANDGNGEQLDIGLGAAEEEILPRVPTLHNKRDGDHLPRKKSSKKQKREVDHQREAEIRAMSNLIPVRPAAEDWMAGRPMKKESRRVKSGMGIVRGSDLEKRNRSSEISLPAPGSIDSALSSDSDFMSFRVSALEALAPRPTIRCTTHPRLAGDGTGLARKPSQRQNENRKSPVNIPEATLRAHKRVANLADDLSASDLRELMERDQRRRERKRQLEQEKIEARLARRAEKQRAAEAAAQAQGRDSPPNLERGVLGREISDLGANATSAVVTSTRIRDSQDQLQEVQAKPLSTDCDDIAIDEPRVPPLAAFHRVDSIPLQTPELPQAPKEEPLPPLASPRSRSSFLHAKLRRSKSPLGSETRTENTESLKKGSETSGSKGPLSWASFFRWGKNRRHSAGPSSFSNTSRDSMQTSQIPTPPPNFIPRRVSSGVPKRTMSRFREDLPESPMSPPDSRIQSPEVDVIPPIAETSPDLPQPDEDPDQLPTPPAERYDTPMTDPRSLEDMRNTPSTVNHPDEPAGVSPEPQAMSLASIDSEASWFSGGALAKKRKSSSVMKRGSHAQLQRYTPESDNGRLQENDHANEDMEITEDDYLARLTPLQSERPGWNRKSTGEARPSSDWEEEAHWGSVGQQPTLVHSHTVGRMKSREGLLNNFGEDAASTHEAEVLGAESPVDEGNGLQRATSINLGKGHARHISAGSARLLSITPRSSVDGRRTSLTLKRMSS, from the coding sequence ATGGGGTGGCTATTTCGGCGGAAGAGCCGCTGGAAGCGAGCCCATCAGAACGCATCTGATATCGAACAGTTCCGTGGCCGAGCCGAATCCGCATTACCACCACGAACTCAGACATTCCCAGATGCCATGATATCAGCGTTCCCCTCCATGTCAGAGCGCCAGGGAATCAAGAAGCAGCGAATCGAGCCTAAGAAGCTCCAACGGCGAGCACGAACCTACAGTTTCTCGCCTGGCCGTGATGACTCCATCCAGGTGGGCCGCTCCAAGAGCTCCAAGAACAAATGGGCAGCAGGCGCATCCTTGCCCGCTGCTTCAAGAGTGGCAAATGATGGCAACGGAGAACAGCTCGATATCGGGTTAggagctgctgaggaggaaatTTTACCGCGTGTTCCTACGCTTCACAATAAGCGCGATGGCGATCATTTACCGCGGAAGAAGTCGAGCAAGAAGCAGAAAAGAGAGGTTGACCATCAGCGTGAGGCTGAAATCAGGGCCATGAGCAACTTGATACCTGTCAGACCCGCTGCTGAGGACTGGATGGCCGGGCGCCCTatgaagaaagaaagccGGAGGGTCAAATCAGGCATGGGGATAGTTCGAGGATCGGACTTGGAGAAACGAAATCGGTCTTCAGAAATATCCCTTCCAGCACCAGGATCAATTGACTCGGCGCTTTCTTCAGACTCGGATTTCATGTCATTCAGGGTTTCTGCACTAGAGGCCCTAGCACCACGCCCCACAATACGCTGCACCACACATCCCAGGCTTGCTGGCGACGGCACCGGTCTTGCCAGGAAACCATCGCAACGACAGAATGAGAACCGGAAATCGCCAGTCAACATCCCCGAGGCTACTCTCAGAGCCCATAAGCGGGTTGCCAACCTCGCTGATGACTTGAGTGCTAGCGACCTGCGGGAGCTCATGGAACGAGATCAACGAAGAAGAGAACGAAAACGACAACTTGAACAAGAGAAGATCGAAGCAAGACTTGCAAGGAGGGCAGAAAAGCAGCGGGCTGCTGAAGCTGCAGCTCAGGCACAGGGGAGAGACTCGCCTCCAAACTTGGAAAGAGGAGTGCTAGGTCGTGAGATTTCGGATTTGGGAGCCAATGCTACTTCTGCTGTTGTTACTTCGACTAGGATACGGGACTCTCAGGATCAGCTGCAAGAAGTCCAGGCAAAGCCCCTCAGCACCGACTGTGATGATATTGCCATTGACGAACCGCGTGTGCCTCCTCTCGCCGCCTTTCACCGAGTTGACAGCATCCCATTGCAGACACCCGAACTACCACAGGCGCCGAAGGAAGAGCCTCTACCCCCACTAGCAAGCCCAAGATCTCGAAGCTCCTTCCTGCATGCTAAATTGCGGCGTTCAAAGTCACCACTCGGCTCAGAAACACGTACCGAAAACACGGAATCGCTGAAGAAAGGGTCAGAGACGAGTGGTTCTAAAGGCCCACTGTCCTGGGCCTCATTCTTCAGATGGGGCAAGAACAGGCGTCACTCTGCAGGCCCGTCGTCTTTCTCGAACACGTCGAGGGACTCTATGCAAACGTCTCAGATaccaaccccgccacctAATTTCATACCACGACGGGTCAGCTCAGGAGTACCGAAACGAACCATGTCTCGGTTCCGCGAAGACTTGCCAGAGTCTCCAATGTCACCACCGGACTCGAGAATCCAATCGCCAGAAGTTGACGTGATCCCCCCCATCGCCGAAACTTCACCTGATCTCCCACAGCCCGATGAGGATCCAGATCAGTTACCAACGCCTCCCGCCGAACGATATGATACTCCCATGACGGACCCCCGGTCACTTGAAGATATGCGCAACACCCCGTCTACAGTCAACCATCCGGATGAGCCTGCTGGTGTCTCGCCTGAACCTCAGGCCATGTCGCTAGCATCCATTGACTCTGAGGCTTCCTGGTTCTCAGGGGGAGCGTTGGCTAAAAAGCGGAAGTCGTCGAGTGTCATGAAACGCGGCTCCCATGCGCAGCTACAGCGATACACGCCCGAATCTGACAATGGGCGCTTACAAGAAAACGATCACGCCAACGAGGACATGGAAATCACGGAGGACGATTACTTGGCACGCCTTACCCCGTTGCAAAGCGAGAGGCCTGGTTGGAATAGAAAGTCAACTGGCGAAGCAAGGCCGTCGAGCGAttgggaagaggaagcccACTGGGGCAGTGTCGGCCAGCAGCCCACTCTTGTTCATTCTCATACAGTTGGCAGGATGAAGAGTCGGGAGGGTCTCCTCAATAATTTTGGTGAGGATGCGGCAAGCACCCATGAAGCAGAGGTACTCGGCGCTGAAAGTCCAGTTGACGAAGGCAACGGGCTGCAACGAGCTACAAGCATCAACCTCGGCAAAGGCCATGCAAGGCACATCAGCGCCGGGAGCGCGAGGCTGCTCTCCATAACACCCCGCTCATCAGTGGATGGTAGGCGCACAAGCCTGACGCTGAAGCGCATGAGCTCTTGA
- a CDS encoding hypothetical protein (EggNog:ENOG503P5N9) — translation MDPLFLSPALPSTLIHYIIHHCTYPTTLLICSDRAEFLSTLTQELQTQQHHQRQSEATADPDTDAGPDHLGQAPYQPSSPPNHTASALSLLTPPPLYQLAVTRHIRTVFIPTVSHLRAFLSVFTLQDTTAVSAPPTSTAAPRSSSSGANHTTPLLLVYGFLGSHRHTSEWSVQGVNGTAAVLVEAAKQAGLKAVIVEAPPLSTSSPDEAGGDTQHAEDILSEKMPVLSGSSKRTGLNLEGTGWTGKTIEVSKVLGRWFRFQEGNWEA, via the coding sequence ATGGATCCCCTCTTTCTGTCCCCCGCCCTGCCATCAACCTTGATCCACTACATAATCCACCACTGCACCtacccaacaaccctcctcatctgcaGCGATCGTGCCGAGTTCCTTTCCACTCTCACACAGGAGTTacaaacccaacaacaccaccagcggcAGTCGGAAGCCACAGCAGATCCTGACACAGACGCCGGCCCAGACCATCTCGGTCAAGCTCCCTACCAACCatcttcccccccaaaccacacAGCATCAGCGCTTAGTCTCTTAACTCCGCCCCCGTTGTACCAGCTGGCAGTCACACGGCACATACGGACAGTATTCATACCAACCGTGTCACACCTCCGCGCTTTTCTCTCCGTTTTCACCCTTCAGGACACGACAGCTGTTTCGGCACCTCCCACAAGCACGGCCGCGCCTaggtcgtcgtcatccgGAGCAAACCACACAACTCCTTTGCTCCTGGTGTACGGATTCCTGGGGTCACATCGGCATACGAGCGAGTGGAGTGTTCAGGGCGTCAATGGTACGGCCGCTGTGCTGGTCGAAGCTGCGAAGCAGGCGGGGTTAAAGGCCGTGATCGTGGaggctcctcctctctctacTTCCTCTCCTGACGAGGCTGGGGGGGATACTCAACACGCAGAGGATATTCTGTCAGAGAAGATGCCCGTGTTGAGCGGCAGCTCAAAAAGAACAGGACTCAATCTCGAAGGAACCGGCTGGACAGGTAAAACCATTGAAGTCAGCAAGGTTCTCGGAAGATGGTTCCGCTTTCAAGAGGGAAATTGGGAGGCCTGA
- the TRX1 gene encoding thioredoxin trx1 (EggNog:ENOG503P5A0; COG:O): MSFRLLARPATTTAFRSGLRTTTRTSSPLQSLRPAFPQTTPTSSVTKPRAFTTTTPKMTVHIFETAGQFKEAVAAHPVVVVDAFATWCGPCKAIAPQIAKWAEDPEFKDKIYFCKFDVDHLPELAQELGIRAMPTFIFYKDGDRVDELMGANPPALLNLLRKYLGGGGAGASSGGEHPEPPSL, encoded by the exons atgtcatTCCGACTCCTCGCCCgcccagccaccaccacagctttTCGATCCGGTCTccgaacaacaacaagaacatcGTCACCATTACAATCGCTGCGCCCTGCGTTCCCtcaaacaaccccaacatcctccGTCACTAAACCAAGAGCcttcacaaccacaacccccaaaatgACGGTCCACATCTTCGAAACAGCCGGCCAGTTCAAGGAGGCCGTCGCCGCccaccccgtcgtcgtcgtcgacgccTTCGCTACCTGGTGTGGCCCATGCAAGGCCATCGCGCCCCAGATCGCAAA GTGGGCCGAGGACCCCGAGTTCAAGGACAAGATCTACTTTTGCAAGTTCGACGTCGACCACCTCCCCGAACTCGCTCAGGAGCTCGGCATCCGCGCCATGCCCACCTTCATCTTCTACAAGGACGGCGACCGCGTCGACGAGCTCATGGGCGCCAACCCCCCCGCGCTGCTGAACCTGCTTAGGAAGTACCTCGGTGggggcggtgctggtgctaGCAGTGGTGGGGAGCACCCTGAGCCTCCTTCGCTTTAA